The DNA sequence GTTCATAGGCGTCATTGCGGGCCTTTTCGCATAATTCCGTATAGAGAGTGATATTTCCGCCAATCAGGGTTTGCAAGCTTGCTCCAATGTTTCCCAGCACGGAGCGGGAGCGGACAATGATTCCGCGCACCACGCCCAGGTTGCGGGCTACAGAATAGCCATTCAGTTCAAAAGTAGTTGTCGTCATCGTATGAGGGATCATGGTTTTCCACTCTCGCGCACATGGTACAGTCTTAGGGACAACGAGTACAATCCCAATGCAAGAGTTTTTTCGTCCGGCTGTGGTGACATCCGCAGCCATTCTTTCGGTACGGGAGCTGGAAAATGGCGCTTGTCTTACGTCCGTTGAGCCTCGGCGAAATGATGGATCGGACCTTCAGTCTTTACCGCGATCACTTCAAACTATTCGTGGGGATTTTCGTTGTTCCCCAGATCGCAACTTTCGCGGTCAGTTTTGGAATGCAGGTCATTTCACAATCGGCGACTTCGTCATCTGCCACAGCGCCAATTGCCGCCGTTAGCGTGTTACTCTACCTGCCGATCTTTCTTGCCGTCATACTGGCCACGTATGCTCTGAGCCAGGCGGCGACAGTATATGCCGTTTCGCAGGTATATCTTGAGCGGCCCACGACAATCAGCCAGTCTTACTCGTTTATCAAAGGCCGCTTCTGGAGCATTTTGGCGGTAATCGTGCTGGTGTTCTTGGCCGCAATGGTGGGGGCCATGGTCGGAGTGATCGCGCTGCTTATAGGAGCGATTGTGATTCCTGTACTTATCGTTTTGTACAGTTCGCTGGCGGTGCCCGTAACGGTTTTGGAAGGACGCGACCCCATCGAATCCATCAAACGTAGCTACAATCTTGTGAAAGATGACCTGGGAAGGATTTTCGTCGTCTGGCTTTTATTTACGGTAATCCGTACTGCTGCGAGCTACCTCGTCGCGATTCCGACCTTCGTTCTTACGATAATGTTTCAGCGGCATGGACAAGTGCCCCTTTGGTTCAGTGCGGTGAGCGGTCTTGCAGGTCTCATCGTGGGAAGCATCGTAGGGCCGCTCCTCACCATCGCTCTCTCCATCGCCTATTACGACGAGCGCGTACGCAAAGAAGCTTTCGATATGCAATTTATGATGGCGGCAATTGACCACAGCACCATTTCGACGGCTGACAGTTCCCTGGTTCCTCCTTCAGTGTGAGTTCGCGGCATGTTGAACTGAATGGCTGCTCTACAGCCTGCTTTTCCACTCGCGCGCGCGTGGTACAGTCTTAGGGACAACGAGTACAATCCCAATACAAGAGTTTTTTCGTCCGGCTGTGGTAACATCCGCAGCCATTCTTTCGCTACGGGAGCAGGAAAATGGCGCTTGTCTTACGTCCGTTGAGCATCGGCGAAATGCTGGATCGGACCTTCAGCCTTTACCGCAACCACTTTAAACTCTTTGCGGGGTTGATGGTGTTACCGCAACTCGTGATCTTCGCCATGTCCTTCGGAGTGGTCCTCATTCCCGCCCTCGTTACTTCGGTCGGGGGCAGTTCTTCGTCTGCCGCTGTCATCGGGATGATGGGCGTCCTGA is a window from the Terriglobales bacterium genome containing:
- a CDS encoding YbjQ family protein; the protein is MIPHTMTTTTFELNGYSVARNLGVVRGIIVRSRSVLGNIGASLQTLIGGNITLYTELCEKARNDAYELMIQHAVQIGANAIVGVRYDATEVMQGVTEVLCYGTAVVVEPKR